From one Dermacentor variabilis isolate Ectoservices chromosome 3, ASM5094787v1, whole genome shotgun sequence genomic stretch:
- the LOC142575701 gene encoding protein D3-like — translation MTLQIKLWTLLLLVATLWRPSCQEAAKEGSSSGAKKAEPMSGGIALPDLYLWKDSGLTSDLSLPDAPHALLDVNYAGVLVSELNKTYTLEQTKNAPQVWLRGYLRCGSPYSLLMVDPDAPSRKQPVKRSWLHWMVLNAPSSERFHDGDVAMPYNGPNPPKGSGPHRYVLLVYCQDGAHLSKEEMKPKERPSYRVADFSEKLATKTPVAGCFYYVENA, via the coding sequence ATGACGCTGCAGATCAAGCTCTGGACTCTGCTGCTCCTGGTAGCTACTCTGTGGCGGCCCAGTTGCCAAGAAGCGGCCAAGGAAGGCTCCAGCAGCGGGGCCAAGAAGGCGGAGCCCATGTCGGGAGGCATCGCTTTGCCCGACCTTTACCTGTGGAAGGACTCCGGCCTCACAAGCGACCTGTCCCTGCCCGACGCGCCGCACGCGCTCCTCGACGTGAACTACGCCGGCGTGCTCGTGTCCGAACTCAACAAGACGTACACGCTCGAACAGACGAAGAACGCTCCGCAGGTTTGGCTGAGGGGCTACCTCAGGTGCGGCTCTCCGTACTCGCTGCTCATGGTGGATCCGGACGCGCCCAGCCGGAAGCAGCCCGTGAAGCGGAGCTGGCTCCACTGGATGGTGCTCAACGCGCCGAGCAGCGAGCGCTTTCACGACGGAGACGTCGCCATGCCGTACAACGGTCCGAACCCTCCCAAAGGGTCGGGACCCCACCGGTACGTGCTTCTGGTGTACTGTCAGGACGGGGCGCACCTGAGCAAGGAGGAGATGAAGCCCAAGGAGAGGCCCAGCTACAGGGTCGCCGACTTCTCCGAGAAACTGGCCACGAAGACGCCCGTAGCGGGATGCTTCTATTACGTCGAGAACGCCTGA